A portion of the Plasmodium gaboni strain SY75 chromosome 5, whole genome shotgun sequence genome contains these proteins:
- a CDS encoding hypothetical protein (conserved Plasmodium protein, unknown function) codes for MENNKLLSEPEGVNLYNAKMKNISNENTGNYMLSENNYFQDTKVQIKKNLLERSSKLCTVENRIRNISNEEKLMTQGNNPNIFVDSSIGFNNMYINNVQSTGVEKREVNNFDINENNVSSDNKEKSMNIVDNDNNKNCYTYRNSDMHKNDNSISNHIGNTSNMNDEYKMKVTNNYERSHSSSDDNNNNNNKGKFYNDHHLNINNQNYYNKNMNSFNNINPNYLGALNENKNFMYTQNMNISKEKNDVMLNGSNKKEVDFYINEEEQENMINEIMSYEHFTGDNNSNNNNFNNNNNYNNNNNNNNNVRNNSVHKNKNDCNNFICVENNNMGHVNEKISPSLDNKMYTYRDTIEYHKDMKKSGVNAHSVISKESDIIGSLKNKLEDQNLIDEEKNINNSLNSCITSDNPWNDNYEMKLGNNKLNDMNDSSSISNNLKENLKYPFNNFNNFNDISINDISKNVERDIFMNSHHNHLHNKNGSPDNNNNKNKSNDEDNTNGNSKNNNNNNVIDKYQNNEKCLNKLSLNHYSDHLNNFDDERMKKEGEEILLNDMNAVENKNMDNNNIEKESYESYNLKEGNLFKEYNLSALNCVDNHRNIYNKESNGPNVLNNNEEEHMDVRVILSKGNNNINSNNNNNINSNNNNNINSNNNNNINSNNNSTVNNISNCDEMKNYLVESSNIFKNISSNSNSKDEKYIQMLMKNFNIYSNDLLNFDYKINNDHEDNKNKYDNLNNIIFNSYYDNDLTLNVNDMDQNYNNNLCNNINADRKNMNDNVYYNMASFCHETTQEENDDKYKGTTNHFVNEIMIDNEIKDITHINNNYDIQKNEYNNKNCSYKITNIEENKIEKIKNTENYSKSVNNLTCIYNELIKNENLEDINHHVDEDDDKFKKDSSEKNNSVNNYNYMCCSKENQNGFKKEEHEDYNNMNNDYIDNIVSNNNKNKNEINNDCIINYSNSGTTNASCNNIVDGSNNENMRNNSNVVNMLIEENSLFKDNALSQKSLENDNKIKNYDSNEHLIDDNFNLFLNNEDVNCNKFFATNNKNMHNNEKKNSDENNYSNGKDIFNPLEYDKYNNKNEIYNLKQDDVNSTITSNDNMSMFFSTNSFSGNNDSFMKYIKGFLENNYINDQKNYLNLFHKGKKENMNNTTMDDISSMCDDNYVNSLMNDIFKSNKHENEKQNGKQNGKQNENDKKKLTNNEKNNMNVNMNNIQSSKNEISNKPNLKTDLNNNNSNNNKNFCDNKEEQFDTLHNLNHMNPKSNSSILNLDNLNVVLKKNDNPIDYYKVFNSFHDIKKNEHGLNTENNEFNNKSFIYDDINKSTMFNMPKIRNDNGTNIINGYNIKKEEVTNTSTLNSSNVLKLKHDNDHYINMTNVNKLPLLYENNNHLDNISDDDQNKRKTILNTFDDIYSVNDDSVENSLGLHGKKHMMTGNEDFLYVPNKIKEMVPHDNFDYNNEQLKKDDMYNYGMIKNNTINDLNFIDKMNSPNVTNKNMDIETTLNNNNNNNNNNNSNSNNYVYNISMNKQLFDALNNHNEKIHTYNHKNIHNNKEQEDTVSTFCKNNILNENKNETYMNNKQFNSKQEHNDNIKNSHHNNNFNSKNISNFLNETNVHNVFNSNDNILNYLKEQENQNEEREEQHILSQNRKSSQEKKISYNKFHNFDYVNNYDLSISSIMNNKANNNNDINSVNKMNDIIEKIDGHINNNYYQNKEGDHQTEKDKRKERNINELQNNGMNNNNNNNMINSIHLNKFDEKMIDLILNNGNNKCTQKGDDTKNRKFSNVINLNNIHSNDNNSLNNNINNSSTNYMLYDVLSEQNNNNIKNDIPKNENYNNGYYNKQNISPSNNSLNDRNNNYYKMDYRNKKNINANRNLTMNLPNMNNNNNMKNLPNGNFVNNDNVKSFFKTNNNDNNIHNNNINCNNNRNSNNLNDYPIIIDKNNMNVKKENTQNNSKKIMIDLHNSRNSDLNFNDKNYNLKNYYMPKETIYNDIEHALNDIKSKNEYNTINDNNNNNNNNMYRMNSPNIINYNNILETEKIKNNKHYHNQTHHIRNYNDMSISNNYDFKMKNHPGSNHINNMGSNNISMCSNNISVGSSNPSNLNHNNNMNTLNHMNNNHNNSINTINNMNNNKMNPLRSIDYNYAKSISTRCASDATIVDTYNMNNTHLKVKNNGNFSNFIDNPKIMDNINNNIKCVNKLNEDSTSTNNGLIEKFRGNEKMKYDMKIQNNNSNNFNHNNNHYNLIYDNMKSRDKMNFKYKNFNNHYMENKNYIPYDEKDKIDKNENNKYMDKMNNNVHMKNYNNNNSSNYNSNNNYYYGNNYNNNNNNNNYNNYNNNNNNNNSSSSSNGSVVGMKNNYPNNDVVSDNFLVIKKYTAKYEVQIDPFNGFDIAKRIIGLKGTNMKKICIDTDCKLRLRGRGSGYLEGEEKKEANESLHLCVSCQKYDHYVLAKKLIEQLLVKIYMDYDTWLFNHGKPYANLKPKTYEKFIPLFKFQQNSNQKQNVNQI; via the coding sequence atggaaaataataaactATTATCAGAACCTGAGGGAgttaatttatataatgcaaaaatgaaaaatataagtaaTGAAAATACAGGTAATTATATGCTTAGTGagaataattattttcaagACACGAAAGTgcaaataaaaaagaatcTTTTAGAAAGGTCATCTAAATTATGTACCGTAGAAAATAGAATTAGAAATATATCAAACGAAGAAAAGTTGATGACACAAGGAAATAATCCTAACATATTTGTGGATTCATCTATAGGgtttaataatatgtatataaataatgttCAATCAACGGGTGTCGAAAAAAGAGAAgtaaataattttgatatcaatgaaaataatgttagtagtgataataaagaaaagaGTATGAATATTGttgataatgataataataaaaattgttATACTTATAGAAATAGTGATATGcataaaaatgataatagTATTTCTAATCACATTGGTAACACTAGTAATATGaatgatgaatataaaatgaagGTAACCAACAATTATGAAAGGAGTCATTCCTCATcagatgataataataataataataataagggtaaattttataatgatCATCATCTTAACATAAACaatcaaaattattataataaaaatatgaactcttttaataatattaatcCGAATTACCTTGGAGcattaaatgaaaataaaaatttcaTGTACACTcaaaatatgaatatttcTAAAGAGAAGAATGACGTTATGTTGAATGgaagtaataaaaaagaagttgatttttatataaatgaagaagaacAAGAAAACATGATTAATGAAATTATGAGTTATGAGCATTTCACAGGTGACAACAACAgcaataataataattttaataataataataattacaataataataataataataataataatgttaGAAATAATTCTGTTcataaaaacaaaaatgattgtaataatttcatttgtgttgagaataataatatgggGCATgttaatgaaaaaatatcaCCTTCTttagataataaaatgtatacatatagAGATACCATTGAATATCATAAGGATATGAAGAAAAGTGGGGTGAACGCTCATTCTGTTATAAGTAAAGAAAGTGATATTATTGGAAGTCTTAAAAACAAACTAGAGGATCAAAATCTTAtagatgaagaaaaaaatataaataattcattGAATTCTTGTATTACATCAGATAATCCATGGaatgataattatgaaATGAAACTAGGAAATAATAAGTTGAACGATATGAATGATAGTTCCTCCATATCAAATAATCTAAAAGAGAACTTAAAATATccatttaataattttaacAATTTTAATGATATTAGTATAAATGATATTTCAAAGAATGTTGAAAGAGACATATTTATGAATTCCCATCATAATCATTTACACAACAAAAATGGATCACctgataataataacaataaaaacaaaagtAATGATGAAGATAACACAAATGGTAatagtaaaaataataataataataatgtgaTAGACaaatatcaaaataatgaaaaatgCCTGAACAAATTGTCGTTAAATCATTACAGTGATCATTTAAACAATTTTGATGATGAACGAATGAAAAAAGAAGGagaagaaatattattaaatgatatgaatgcagtagaaaataaaaatatggataataataatatagaaaaagaaTCTTATGAATCCTATAATCTTAAAGAAGGGaatttatttaaagaataCAACTTATCTGCTTTAAATTGTGTAGACAATcatagaaatatatataataaagaaagTAATGGTCCTaatgtattaaataataatgagGAAGAACACATGGATGTTAGGGTTATTCTGTCaaaaggaaataataatataaatagtaacaataataataatataaatagtaacaataataataatataaatagtaacaataataataatataaatagtaACAACAATAGTActgttaataatataagtaATTGTGatgaaatgaaaaattatcTTGTCGAAAgttcaaatatttttaagaatatCTCTTCAAATTCAAATAGTAAAGATgagaaatatatacaaatgCTTATGAAgaattttaatatatattcaaatgatttattaaattttgattataaaataaataacgaccatgaagataataaaaataaatacgacaacttaaataatataatatttaattcttattatgataatgatTTGACATTAAATGTGAATGATATGGATCAaaattataacaataatttatgtaataatataaatgctgatagaaaaaatatgaatgataatGTGTATTATAATATGGCATCATTCTGTCATGAAACAACAcaagaagaaaatgatgaCAAATATAAAGGTACTACCAATCATTTTGTAAATGAAATAATGATAGATAATGAGATTAAAGATAtaacacatataaataataattatgatatacaaaaaaatgaatataataacaaaaattgttcctataaaataacaaacatagaagaaaataaaattgaaaaaataaaaaacacAGAGAACTATTCAAAGAGTGTAAATAATCTTACttgtatttataatgaacttataaaaaatgaaaacCTTGAAGACATTAATCATCATGTtgatgaagatgatgacaaatttaaaaaagatagtagcgagaaaaataatagtgtgaataattataattatatgtgTTGTTCTAAAGAAAATCAGAATGGTTTTAAAAAAGAGGAACATGaagattataataatatgaataatgattatattgACAATATTGtaagtaataataataaaaataaaaatgaaattaataatgattgtataataaattatagTAATAGTGGAACAACAAATGCTAGctgtaataatattgttgATGGTAgtaataatgaaaatatgcgtaataatagtaatgTAGTTAATATGTTAATAGAAGAGAATTCTCTTTTTAAAGATAATGCATTAAGCCAAAAAAGTTtagaaaatgataataaaataaaaaattatgattCAAATGAACATTTAATAGatgataattttaatttatttttaaataatgaagatgtgaattgtaataaattctttgcaacaaataataaaaatatgcataataatgaaaagaaaaattctgatgaaaataattattctaATGGAAAAGATATTTTCAATCCTTTGgaatatgataaatataataataaaaacgaaatatataatttaaaacaAGATGATGTTAATAGTACTATCACAagtaatgataatatgtCTATGTTTTTTAGTACTAATTCATTTAGTGGGAATAATGATTCttttatgaaatatataaaaggttttcttgaaaataattatataaatgatcaaaaaaattatttgaatttatttcataaaggaaagaaagaaaatatgaacaaCACTACTATGGATGATATATCATCAATGTGTGATGACAACTATGTTAACAGTTTGATGAATGACATATTTAAAAGTAATAAGCACGAAAatgaaaaacaaaatggaaaacaaaatggaaaacaaaatgaaaatgataaaaaaaaactaacaaataatgaaaaaaataatatgaacgtaaatatgaataatattcaaagtagtaaaaatgaaataagTAATAAACCAAACCTCAAAACTGACctaaataataataatagtaataataataaaaatttttgtGATAATAAGGAAGAACAATTTGATACTCTTCATAATTTAAATCATATGAACCCTAAATCTAATAGTTCCATCCTAAATTTAGACAATTTAAATgttgttttaaaaaaaaatgataaccctattgattattataaagtttttaattcttttcatgatataaagaaaaatgaaCATGGACTGAATACAGAGAATAatgaatttaataataaaagttttatatatgatgatattaataaatcTACAATGTTTAATATGCCCAAAATAAGAAATGATAATGGTactaatattattaatggttataatataaaaaaagaagagGTTACAAATACAAGTACTTTGAATTCTTCGAATGTTCTTAAATTGAAACACGATAATGatcattatattaatatgacGAATGTTAATAAGTTACCcttattatatgaaaataataatcatcTTGATAATATTTCTGATGATGatcaaaataaaagaaaaacaatATTAAACACGTttgatgatatatattctGTCAATGATGATTCAGTGGAAAATTCATTAGGATTACATGGAAAAAAACATATGATGACAGGAAATGAagattttttatatgttccaaataaaataaaagaaatgGTGCCTCATGATAATTTCGACTATAATAATGAACAGTTGAAAAAAGATgatatgtataattatggaatgataaaaaataatactaTAAATGATTTGAATTTTATAGATAAAATGAATAGTCCAAATgtaacaaataaaaatatggataTAGAAACTACTctgaataataataataataataataataataataatagtaatagtaataattatgtatataatatttcaatGAATAAACAACTATTCGATGCTCTAAACAATCATAATGAAAAGATACATACTTACAACcacaaaaatatacataataataaagaacAAGAAGATACAGTCTCAAcattttgtaaaaataatatattaaatgagaataaaaatgaaacttatatgaataataaacaGTTTAATAGTAAGCAAGAGcataatgataatattaaaaattcacatcataataataattttaatagTAAGAATATTTCGAATTTTTTGAATGAAACTAATGTACACAATGTTTTTAATtcaaatgataatattttaaattatttgaaaGAACAAGAAAATCAAAATGAAGAAAGAGAAGAACAGCATATATTATCTCAAAATAGAAAAAGCAGccaagaaaaaaaaataagttataataaatttcataattttgattatgtaaataattatgatttatctatatcatccataatgaataataaagctaataacaataatgatattaatagtgtgaacaaaatgaatgatatcatagaaaaaatagatggacatataaataataactattatcaaaataaagAAGGCGATCATCAAACAGAAAAGGATAAAAGAAAGGAAAGAAATATAAACGAATTACAAAATAACGgtatgaataataataataataataatatgattaatagtatacatttaaataaatttgaTGAAAAAATGATAGATCTCATTCTAAATAatggtaataataaatgtacTCAAAAAGGAGATGATACTAAAAATCGTAAATTTAGTAAtgtaataaatttaaataatattcattcaaatgataataattctttaaataataatattaataatagttctactaattatatgttatatgATGTTTTATcagaacaaaataataataatataaaaaacgATATACcaaaaaatgaaaattataataatggatattataacaaacaaaatatatctCCTTCTAATAATTCATTGAATGATcgtaataataattattataaaatggattatcgtaataaaaaaaatattaacgCAAATCGTAATCTAACTATGAACCTACctaatatgaataataataataatatgaaaaatttGCCTAATGGTAATTTTGTGAATAATGATAATGTGAAAagtttttttaaaacaaacaataatgataataatattcataataataatattaattgtAACAATAATCgtaatagtaataatttaaatgaCTATCCTATAATaatagataaaaataatatgaacgTAAAAAAGGAGAATACACAGAATAATAGTAAAAAGATAATGATTGATTTACACAATAGTAGAAATAGTGATCTTAattttaatgataaaaattataatttaaaaaattattatatgcCTAAAGaaactatatataatgatatagAACATGcattaaatgatataaaatcaaaaaatgaatataacacaattaatgataataataataataataataataatatgtatagAATGAATTCTccaaatattataaattataacaatatCTTAGAAACTgagaaaattaaaaataataaacattATCATAATCAAACACATCATATAAGAAATTACAATGATATGTCCATATCAAACAATTATGAttttaaaatgaaaaatcATCCTGGTAGTAATCacattaataatatggGAAGTAATAATATCAGTATGtgtagtaataatataagtGTGGGTAGTAGTAATCCAAGTAATTTgaatcataataataatatgaatacaTTGAATCATATGAACAACaatcataataatagtataaatacaatcaataatatgaataataacaaaatgAATCCACTACGATCTATTGATTATAATTATGCAAAGAGTATTTCAACTAGATGTGCTTCAGATGCTACTATAGTCgatacatataatatgaataacACACATTTgaaagtaaaaaataatggaaatttttcaaattttATAGATAATCCAAAAATAATggataatattaataataatattaagtgtgtcaataaattaaatgaagaTAGTACTAGTACTAATAATGGATTAATAGAAAAATTTAGAggaaatgaaaaaatgaaatatgatatgaaaatacaaaataataatagtaataatttcaatcataataataatcattataatctaatttatgataatatgaagAGTAGAGACAAAATgaattttaaatataaaaattttaataatcattatatggaaaataaaaattatattccttatgatgaaaaagataaaatagataaaaatgagaataataaatatatggataaaatgaataataatgttcatatgaaaaattataacaacaataatagtagtaattacaatagtaataataattattattatggtaataattataataataataataataataacaattaCAACAATtacaataataacaataataacaataatagCAGTAGTAGTAGTAATGGTAGTGTAGTGGgaatgaaaaataattatcCAAATAATGATGTTGTGTCAGATAACTTTTTAGTTATTAAAAAGTATACAGCCAAATATGAAGTGCAAATTGATCCTTTTAATGGGTTTGATATAGCCAAAAGAATTATAGGATTAAAAGGTACTaacatgaaaaaaatatgtattgATACAGATTGTAAACTTAGATTAAGAGGTAGAGGTTCTGGTTATTTAGAAGGcgaagaaaaaaaagaagcAAATGAATCATTACATCTATGTGTATCTTGCCAAAAATATGATCATTATGTACTAGCcaaaaaattaatagaACAATTATTAgttaaaatttatatggATTATGATACTTGGTTATTTAATCATGGAAAACCTTATGCAAACCTAAAACCTAAAACGTATGAAAAATTCATACCATTATTTAAATTCCAACAAAATTCAAATCAAAAACAAAATGTAAACCAAATTtga
- a CDS encoding peptidyl-prolyl cis-trans isomerase: MSKNDEYKNEKEGELPSSDGESSDGSFGPVPLQENKDNINDNNYSDSDNNSDNNNNNDDISDDQKDGVLLESKKKKKNSISSGSSSSSINIPENAELLNKKKRKVKGIIEDKKKEEKMKKKIRINNDIYLKNLPTNKNYQVSYMHTDIVTHVVVSNKKKYIITASLNGIIKFWYKNIGCIEFVKHFKIHSDEIINIFISEDEEHLGSLSKDKTYKQFDITSFDMNIVIKLGFIPRTGEFVYSSLFSTEVKVAISSSEKACIYIYKPLESDICIQTIDFSCCNIIEIIKYNKFYDLCVLSDNEGLLDIVDVTNFKFPTSKEQNKYKTNNNMDHKLIDPMNKRYPIKKINFSFKSETDLYELCKYKTYALCISLSLDGEYMAILSENYFLRIYKFESMKLYRVYDESTEMYLTAQNDPLKKELHIDSFDFGKRLFIEKEIKKYMKNQNINFDMISFDESNQYIIYSTFIGIKVVNFITNQLCYIIGKNEANLRYLSISLYQNIIPINKVRTNIHESLYINEKNISDCALFCTVYKKARFYLFSKKKLNEHELDERDIYNEQPTKNDVNSIISNPLKNVENINNKNTPKSAIIYTTMGDIHISLFYKECKKTVQNFSVHSTNGYYNNCIFHRVIKNFMVQTGDPSGDGTGGESIWGNEFEDEFFDHLNHSKPFMVSMANCGPNTNGSQFFITTVPCPWLDFKHTVFGKVTQGSKIVLDIEKVRTDKRDKPLEDIRILNIKINN, translated from the coding sequence atgagtaagaatgatgaatataaaaatgaaaaagaagGAGAGTTGCCTTCTTCAGATGGTGAATCAAGCGATGGAAGTTTTGGCCCAGTTCCCTTACAAGAAAATAAGGACAACATAAATGATAACAATTATAGTGatagtgataataatagtgataataataataataatgatgatattaGTGATGATCAGAAGGATGGAGTTTTGTTGGAgagtaaaaaaaaaaaaaaaaattctatATCATCAGGGTCATCTTCATCATCCATAAATATACCAGAAAATGcagaattattaaataaaaaaaaaagaaaagtaaaaggaataatagaagataaaaaaaaggaagaaaagatgaaaaagaaaatacgaattaataatgatatatatttaaagaatcttccaacaaataaaaattatcaaGTTAGTTATATGCATACAGATATAGTTACTCATGTTGTAGTaagtaataaaaagaaatatataattacgGCTAGTTTAAATGgtattataaaattttggtataaaaatattggTTGTATTGAATTTGtaaaacattttaaaattcattcagatgaaattattaatatatttatatcagAAGATGAAGAACATTTAGGAAGTTTATCAAAAgataaaacatataaacaATTTGATATCACTAGTTTTGATATGaatattgttataaaaTTAGGTTTTATTCCAAGAACAGGAGAATTTGTTTATTCCTCTTTATTTTCAACAGAGGTTAAAGTTGCTATATCGTCTAGTGAAAAAgcatgtatatatatttataaacCATTAGAAAGTgatatatgtatacaaaCGATTGATTTCAGTTGttgtaatattatagaaattataaaatataataaattttatgaTTTATGTGTACTAAGTGATAATGAAGGTCTTCTTGATATTGTAGATGTAACCAATTTTAAATTTCCAACATCTAAAGAgcaaaataaatacaaaacaaataataatatggatCATAAATTAATTGATCCAATGAATAAAAGATATccaattaaaaaaattaatttttcatttaaaagTGAAACAGATCTATATGAATTATgcaaatataaaacatatgCATTATGTATAAGTTTAAGTTTAGATGGAGAATATATGGCTATATTATCtgaaaattattttttgagaatatataaattcGAATCCatgaaattatatagaGTATATGATGAAAGTACAGAAATGTATTTAACTGCTCAAAATGATccattaaaaaaagaattacATATAGATAGTTTTGATTTTGGTAAAAGACTTTTTattgaaaaagaaataaaaaaatacatgaaaaatcaaaatattaattttgaTATGATTTCTTTTGATGAATCAaatcaatatattatatattcaacTTTTATTGGTATAAAAGTTGTTAATTTTATAACTAATCaattatgttatattattgGGAAAAATGAAGCCAATTTAAGATACCTATCTATTTCtttatatcaaaatattataccGATAAATAAAGTTAGAACAAATATACATGaatctttatatataaatgaaaaaaatatatccGATTGTGCTCTATTTTGTACTGTATACAAAAAAGCTAGATTTTATCTTTtctcaaaaaaaaaattaaatgaacACGAATTAGATGAAAGAGATATATACAACGAACAACCAACAAAAAATGATGTAAATTCTATTATTTCTAAtcctttaaaaaatgtagaaaacattaataataaaaatactCCTAAGAGTGCTATTATTTACACAACCATGGGAGATATACATATTTCacttttttataaagaaTGCAAAAAAACAGTACAGAATTTTTCTGTTCATTCTACAAATGGgtattataataattgCATCTTCCATCGAGTTATCAAAAATTTTATGGTTCAAACGGGAGATCCTTCAGGTGATGGCACAGGTGGAGAAAGTATTTGGGGAAATGAATTTGAAGATGAATTCTTTGATCATCTTAATCATTCCAAACCTTTTATGGTATCTATGGCAAACTGTGGACCAAATACAAATGGATCccaattttttataaccACTGTCCCATGTCCTTGGCTTGATTTTAAACACACGGTTTTTGGTAAAGTAACACAAGGAAGCAAAATTGTTTTGGATATAGAAAAGGTTCGTACGGATAAAAGGGACAAGCCTTTAGAGGATATCagaatattaaatataaaaattaataattag
- a CDS encoding putative stripes inner membrane complex protein, with protein MSKNYSESQSLTENNSDKKSKLDDDLSSNEDSNLSSNKLNKKSIYSKKSNVQQLLARIAQEIDERKPNNVIHFMVDFLCKHYPEHLHGFEAIWNGDPDLEQERLLVVEFFKYQKLPVEISVHFINAGFDTVDTLCTLSNNSLDDVEKFNNTRWLPGHKVRLQQTFNDITNRVRIFKEERNVLIKCLKREFINHSPNMINSVIVPKTIKPIMVPVLPTVGTPVNVSARPNNYLSVGKTLPPQIYRRS; from the exons ATGTCAAAAAATTATAGTGAATCCCAATCTCTTACAGAGAATAATTCCGATAAGAAATCAAAATTAGATGATGATTTATCATCGAATGAAGACAGTAATTTAAGttcaaataaattaaataaaaaaagcATTTATAGCAAAAAATCAAACGTTCAACAATTGTTAGCAAGAATAGCACAA GAAATAGATGAAAGAAAACCAAACAATGTAATACATTTTATGGTGGATTTTTTGTGTAAACATTACCCTGAACATTTACACGGTTTCGAGGCAATATGGAATGGAG ATCCTGATTTGGAACAAGAAAGACTATTAGTTGTAGAATTCTTTAAGTATCAAAAATTACCAGTAGAGATATCAGTACATTTCATTAATGCTGGATTTGACACAGTAGACACATTATGCACATTATCTAATAACTCTCTTGATGATGTagaaaaatttaataatactAGATGGTTACCTGGTCATAAAGTCCGATTACAACAAACCTTTAACGATATTACAAACCGTGTACGAATATTCAAAGAAGAACGAaatgttttaataaaatgtttGAAGAGAGAATTTATAAACCATTCTCCAAATATGATCAATTCAGTTATAGTACCAAAAACTATAAAACCTATTATGGTACCAGTTCTACCTACTGTTGGAACACCAGTAAATGTTTCTGCTAGAccaaataattatttaagTGTAGGAAAAACATTACCTCCTCAAATTTATAGAAGATCATGA